The Sphingobium sp. JS3065 genome includes a region encoding these proteins:
- a CDS encoding sigma-70 family RNA polymerase sigma factor, with the protein MSDGVSPNGERETLSDSDFKRELAGVIPHLRAFGRSLSGNRDVADDLVQETLLKAWAARSRFQAGTNMRAWTFIILRNHYLSQMRRSRFRGDWDDLAADRLLAAPAGQDKYVELSDMQRALLQLPQPQREALILVGAGGFAYEEAADICGVAVGTIKSRVARGRAALEQILENGELPSRRSQETSETPVLDEIMDDVDRLSRGREAREASEDSESDLE; encoded by the coding sequence ATGAGCGACGGCGTAAGTCCGAATGGGGAGCGTGAAACTCTCTCCGACTCGGATTTCAAGCGTGAACTGGCGGGCGTGATCCCCCATCTGCGCGCCTTTGGCCGATCCCTGTCGGGCAATCGCGACGTGGCGGACGATCTGGTGCAGGAAACGCTGTTGAAGGCCTGGGCCGCGCGCAGCCGTTTCCAGGCGGGCACCAATATGAGGGCGTGGACCTTCATCATCCTGCGCAATCATTATCTTTCGCAGATGCGCCGCTCCCGTTTCCGGGGCGACTGGGACGATCTGGCGGCCGACCGGCTGCTCGCCGCGCCTGCCGGACAGGACAAATATGTCGAACTGTCCGACATGCAGCGCGCCCTTCTGCAATTGCCGCAGCCGCAGCGGGAGGCGCTGATCCTGGTCGGCGCGGGCGGCTTCGCCTATGAGGAGGCGGCCGATATCTGCGGCGTCGCCGTGGGCACGATCAAGAGCCGCGTCGCGCGCGGCCGCGCTGCCCTGGAGCAGATATTGGAAAATGGCGAATTGCCTTCCCGCCGCAGCCAGGAAACCAGCGAGACGCCGGTCCTTGATGAGATCATGGACGATGTCGACCGCTTGAGCCGGGGCCGCGAAGCCCGGGAAGCCAGCGAAGATAGCGAGTCCGACCTGGAATGA
- the tgt gene encoding tRNA guanosine(34) transglycosylase Tgt, protein MTNPRFSFSIAATDGKARTGAISMRRGDIRTPAFMPVGTAATVKAMRPAEVRAAGADIILGNTYHLMLRPGAERMARLGGLHGFMGWDRPILTDSGGYQVMSLSALTKMSEEGVAFSSHIDGSKHMLTPERSMEIQRLLDSDIVMAFDECTKNGCTHDEAARSMERSMRWAKRSRDGFDAGGEHAERAALFGIQQGSLDQGLRRISAEKLIEIGFDGYAVGGLAVGEGQEAMFATLDFAPDMLPADKPRYLMGVGKPDDIVGAVERGIDMFDCVLPTRSGRNGQAFTWAGPLNIRNARFAEDMGPLDPRCGCPVCATWSRAYLHHLVKAGEMLGAMLMTQHNIHFYQALMQEMRDSIAEGRFAHFATDFRKNYQRA, encoded by the coding sequence GTGACAAATCCCCGCTTTTCCTTTTCGATCGCCGCGACCGACGGCAAGGCCCGCACCGGCGCGATAAGCATGCGCCGCGGCGACATCCGCACGCCCGCCTTCATGCCGGTGGGCACCGCCGCCACGGTCAAGGCGATGCGCCCCGCCGAGGTGCGCGCCGCCGGCGCCGACATCATCCTGGGCAACACCTATCATCTGATGCTGCGTCCGGGTGCGGAACGCATGGCGCGGCTGGGCGGCCTGCACGGCTTCATGGGCTGGGACAGGCCGATCCTGACCGACAGCGGCGGCTATCAGGTGATGAGCCTCAGCGCGCTGACCAAGATGAGCGAGGAAGGCGTCGCCTTTTCCAGCCATATCGACGGGTCGAAGCATATGCTGACCCCGGAGCGGTCGATGGAGATTCAGCGCCTGCTGGACAGCGACATCGTCATGGCCTTCGACGAGTGCACGAAAAATGGCTGCACCCATGACGAGGCGGCCAGGTCCATGGAGCGCTCCATGCGCTGGGCCAAGCGTTCGCGCGACGGCTTCGACGCGGGCGGGGAGCATGCCGAACGCGCCGCCCTGTTCGGTATCCAGCAGGGATCGCTGGACCAGGGGTTGCGGCGGATTTCAGCGGAAAAGCTGATCGAGATCGGCTTCGACGGCTATGCCGTGGGCGGGCTGGCCGTGGGCGAGGGGCAGGAGGCGATGTTCGCCACGCTCGATTTCGCGCCGGACATGCTGCCGGCGGACAAGCCGCGCTATCTGATGGGCGTGGGCAAGCCCGACGACATAGTCGGCGCGGTGGAGCGGGGAATCGATATGTTCGATTGCGTGCTGCCGACGCGCAGCGGGCGCAACGGGCAGGCCTTTACCTGGGCCGGGCCGCTCAACATCCGCAATGCGCGCTTCGCCGAGGATATGGGGCCGCTCGATCCGCGCTGCGGCTGTCCGGTCTGCGCGACCTGGAGCCGCGCCTATCTGCATCATCTGGTGAAGGCGGGGGAGATGCTGGGCGCGATGCTGATGACGCAGCACAACATCCATTTCTATCAGGCGCTGATGCAGGAAATGCGCGACAGCATTGCGGAGGGACGTTTCGCGCATTTCGCGACGGATTTCCGGAAAAATTATCAGCGCGCCTGA
- a CDS encoding NepR family anti-sigma factor, translating into MVASTTERDVTGGDSKDVGTSTPASGVKGGAARKKRVSAAKDDGQVANALRSVYQRAVDEDIPAEMLDLLSKLD; encoded by the coding sequence TTGGTTGCTTCAACGACGGAACGGGATGTGACGGGAGGGGACAGCAAAGATGTCGGCACCAGCACTCCGGCTTCTGGCGTGAAGGGTGGAGCCGCCCGCAAGAAGCGCGTGTCTGCGGCGAAAGACGATGGCCAGGTGGCCAATGCCCTGCGCTCCGTCTATCAACGCGCGGTGGATGAGGATATTCCCGCCGAAATGCTCGACCTTCTCAGCAAGCTGGATTGA
- a CDS encoding sensor histidine kinase codes for MRRLNAVSHSTGVKMFLILTLALLPLGLIALAASLQAIRTADLEKEALLRVAVTQSARKLSSDLAFDRTALLLTADSFATSGPDPALCKRLSMFLTSHERGGGRHYIYDRTGRMLCGSPLPEPAGLTPSARFDGPPAQLLPNSPYLVSRARSGNGAVVAIAYYSRDYLEAMTNPSGTLQNRQITLRDGPHSMVVTRPVDPPGGRGTTLSARLDPPDIILSMTLRDPPVTVARMLSLFLPLVMWFAAAAIGWFVVNRLLIRPLVLLRRSVAAYQPGEVLEPARRIRTPAQEIVALGDTFREISEDVATHEAEMAEGLETQRKLTREVHHRVKNNLQIIASLINLHARSAHDAEAVEAYATIQRRVDALSVVHRNHYAELEEHRGVGVRSLISELSASLRSTAPAEARRFGIQIDSDNLHISQDVAVPIAFLLTELVELAMLSNPRTAMRIAVELEPGRTDRAVLHILSPALRGSADMTARLEERYGRVLTGLSRQLRAPLEHDPETGDYAIAITVLK; via the coding sequence ATGCGCAGATTGAACGCCGTTTCGCATTCCACCGGCGTCAAGATGTTCCTCATCCTGACGCTGGCGCTGCTGCCGCTTGGCCTGATCGCGCTGGCCGCGTCGCTCCAGGCGATCCGCACGGCCGATCTGGAAAAGGAAGCCCTGCTGCGCGTCGCGGTCACGCAAAGCGCACGCAAATTATCGTCCGATCTGGCGTTCGACCGCACCGCCCTGCTGCTGACCGCCGACAGTTTCGCCACCTCCGGGCCGGACCCGGCCTTGTGCAAGCGCCTGTCGATGTTCCTGACGTCCCATGAGCGCGGCGGGGGCCGCCATTATATCTATGACAGGACAGGACGGATGCTCTGCGGTTCGCCCCTTCCGGAACCCGCGGGGCTGACGCCCTCGGCCCGGTTCGACGGCCCGCCCGCGCAATTGCTGCCCAACTCGCCCTATCTGGTCAGCCGGGCGCGAAGCGGCAATGGCGCGGTCGTGGCGATCGCTTATTATTCGCGCGACTATCTGGAGGCGATGACCAACCCGTCGGGCACGTTGCAGAACCGTCAGATCACGCTGCGCGACGGTCCCCACAGCATGGTCGTCACGCGGCCTGTCGACCCGCCGGGCGGGCGCGGCACCACGCTTTCGGCCCGGCTCGACCCACCCGACATCATCCTGTCCATGACGCTGCGCGATCCCCCGGTCACGGTCGCGCGCATGCTCTCGCTCTTCCTGCCGCTGGTGATGTGGTTCGCGGCGGCGGCCATTGGCTGGTTCGTGGTCAACCGCCTGCTGATCCGGCCCTTGGTGCTGCTGCGCCGGTCCGTGGCGGCCTATCAGCCCGGCGAGGTGCTGGAACCGGCGCGCCGCATCCGCACGCCCGCGCAGGAAATCGTGGCGCTGGGCGACACTTTCCGCGAGATCAGCGAGGATGTCGCCACCCATGAGGCGGAAATGGCGGAGGGGCTGGAAACGCAGCGCAAGCTGACGCGGGAAGTGCATCACCGGGTCAAGAACAACCTTCAGATCATCGCCAGCCTGATCAACCTGCATGCGCGATCCGCCCACGACGCCGAAGCGGTCGAGGCCTATGCGACCATCCAGCGGCGGGTGGACGCCCTTTCCGTCGTCCACCGCAACCATTATGCGGAGCTGGAGGAGCATCGCGGGGTCGGCGTCCGCTCCCTGATCAGCGAATTATCGGCCAGCCTGCGCAGCACCGCCCCAGCCGAAGCGCGCCGCTTCGGCATTCAGATCGACAGCGACAATCTGCATATCAGCCAGGATGTGGCGGTGCCCATCGCCTTCCTGCTGACGGAACTGGTGGAGCTTGCGATGTTGTCCAATCCGCGCACGGCGATGCGGATCGCCGTTGAGTTGGAGCCGGGCCGCACCGACCGCGCGGTGCTCCACATCCTCTCGCCCGCTTTGCGCGGATCGGCGGACATGACCGCCCGGCTGGAGGAGCGTTACGGACGGGTGCTTACCGGCCTGTCCCGGCAGTTGCGCGCGCCGCTGGAGCATGATCCCGAGACAGGCGATTATGCGATAGCGATCACGGTGCTGAAATAA
- a CDS encoding response regulator translates to MSLGQQLHPHLPFLRRYARALTGSQAHGDAYVRATLEAIVAAPDEFPAAVDPRLGLYKTFHAIWSSSHLEDGPVLTGADGQEAIAQARLARLTPLPRQALLLTALEGFTVDDVGYLIGLESDDVEALVKEALSEIEAQTRAKVLIIEDEPIIAMDIETIVRDLGHEVTAIAVTREDAVREAMADRPGLVLADIQLADDSSGIDAVKDILAEFAVPVIFITAFPERLLTGERPEPTFLITKPFQRSTVKAAISQALFFDEATAPA, encoded by the coding sequence ATGTCGCTTGGTCAGCAACTGCACCCTCATCTTCCATTCCTGCGTCGTTATGCGCGCGCGCTGACAGGCAGCCAGGCACATGGCGACGCCTATGTCCGCGCCACGCTGGAGGCGATCGTGGCGGCGCCGGACGAATTTCCGGCGGCGGTCGACCCGCGCCTTGGCCTTTACAAGACCTTCCATGCGATTTGGTCCTCCTCCCATCTGGAAGACGGGCCGGTGCTGACCGGCGCCGACGGGCAGGAGGCGATCGCCCAAGCGCGGCTCGCCCGGCTGACGCCGCTGCCGCGTCAGGCCCTGCTGCTCACCGCGCTGGAGGGATTCACCGTCGACGATGTCGGCTATCTGATCGGTCTGGAGAGCGACGATGTGGAGGCGCTGGTCAAGGAAGCGCTGAGCGAGATCGAGGCGCAGACCCGCGCCAAGGTGCTGATCATAGAGGATGAGCCGATCATCGCGATGGATATTGAAACCATCGTCCGCGACCTGGGGCATGAGGTGACCGCGATCGCCGTCACCCGCGAAGACGCGGTGCGAGAGGCTATGGCGGACCGGCCCGGCCTGGTGCTGGCCGACATACAGCTTGCCGACGATTCGAGCGGAATCGACGCGGTGAAGGACATTCTCGCCGAATTCGCCGTGCCCGTGATCTTCATCACCGCCTTTCCGGAGCGTCTGCTGACGGGCGAGCGGCCCGAACCGACCTTCCTCATCACCAAGCCGTTCCAGCGTTCCACGGTGAAAGCGGCGATTTCCCAGGCGCTGTTCTTCGACGAGGCGACGGCTCCCGCCTGA